The Heliorestis convoluta genome includes the window ACACCAGGAAAGTAGGCTTTATTTATTATAAAGGATAATATCAACAGGAAAGCAGATCAGAAAGTAAGCTTTACTTTTAAAAACCTTGACAGGGAGAGCAAAAGGAGGAGCCAGATTTGTCTACAGGAGAAGTAACTTTACAGCTAGAAATAGAAGATATGGAACAGGAAATAGAACGACGTTGTCAATTTATTTGCCAACAAGTGCAGCAAGCAAGACGCCAGGGCATCGTTGTTGGACTCAGCGGAGGCATTGATAGCGCTGTTACAGCAGCCCTCTGTCAACGAGCCTTAGGTAAAGAGAAGGTGCTAGCACTTTGGATTGGTGCCCACAGTGCTGAAGAACACGCTCAGGATGCGAAACTAATTGCACAAAAACTAGAACTTCCTTTAGTTGAGATTAATCTTGATGAAGTAACTTCTCAACTCGTTAAAAGCATTGAAGGACCCTTACAAAAAAGAGGCTTGATCACAGGAGGCCTTTCTACACTTACGATCGGTAACACCAAAGCACGCGAAAGAATGACAGTGCTTTATGCAGTTGCCAATGAACTAGGCTATCTTGTTGCAGGCACTTGCAACCGAACAGAGATTTATTTAGGCTATGAAACCAAAGGTGGCGATCAACTTTGTGACTTCAATCCACTCGCCACTTTAGTAAAAGCACAAGTACGAGCTATGGCAAGCTACCTGGGAATTCCCGAAAAAATTATCACCAAGGCACCATCGGCTGATCTTTGGCAGGGGCAAACGGACGAAGCAGAGATGGGTTTTACTTACCAGGAGGCAGATCGCTATATTCTTACTGGAGAAGGTCCTGAAGAAGTGGTCAAAAAGATACAACATCTGCATAAATGCTCCGAACACAAGCGAACGTTACCGCCTGTAATCTAAGAACCAGACAGCAGACCCTATCCGACAGGGGCAGATATATAAGCATCACGAAGAGGAGGCAACCATATGGCCGGACATTCAAAATGGGCCAATATCAAGCACAAAAAAGCAAAAGTAGATGCTCAGAGAGGAAAAATATTTACCAAGTTATCCCGTGAAATTATTGTAGCAGTTCGTCAAGGTGGTCCTGACCCCAACGGCAACTTCCGTTTGAAAATAGCCATTCAAAAAGCCAAAGAAGCCAACTTGCCGAACGACAATATACAACGGGCCATTCAACGAGGTGCTGGCGCCGGAGAGGGTGCCAATTATGAAGAACTGTCCTACGAAGGTTATGGCCCTGGTGGTGTAGCTGTTCTAATCGAAGCCATGACAGACAATAGAAATCGAACAGCCAGTGAAATTCGACACCTTTTCACAAAGTACGGTGGCAACTTGGGAGAAAGTGGTTGTGTGGCTTGGATGTTCGACCGCAAAGGCTTGATTCGTCTAGAGGTAGATGAAGAAAAAGGAGAAAAACCTTTTGACGAAGATGAAGTCATGCTGCAAGCACTAGACGCAGGTGCTTTCGACGTACAAACAGGGCCTTATGAGGTAGAAATTTACACGACGCCGGAAGAATTAGAAGAAGTAAAAAATAAAATATCCGAAATAGGCTATACCATAACTACAGCAGAAATCACCATGGTACCGCAAAATATGGTAGCTGTTACAGAAAAAGACCAGGCTGAAAAACTACTTAAGTTTATGGAAATTGTAGATGAACAAGATGATGTTCAAAATGTCTATGCTAATTTCGATCTGTCAGAATCATTATTACAAGAAATATAAAAAAAAAGGAGCACCATCCATTGGGTGCTCCTTCTCTATTCCTATGGGTATAAGAGAATCATTAAGACCAAATCTCCATGCAATCTCTCTAGAACAACAAAAAATTCTAATTAGAACTAGTTCAATCTACTTCGATGATCATTTCTTTAAATCGAATTGCTGTCTTTGATATGTAGCGTCTTGATTGCTAAGCGCTTTCCTCTTCAGCAACAGGCAAAGGCAACGTCGACTCTTCCTTTTGTGTGGTCAATGCAATGGATGTTCGCGTGTGAACTACACCAGGCGTTGTTAGAATGTACGATGACAAAAGCTGATCTAACTCCCAAGTATCTCGGACACGAATTTTCAATAAAAAACCATCGTCGCCTGTAACTTTGTGACATTCGAGAATATTATCGCAATTTGCAACTCGTTCGACGAAACCTTCGTAACAGTTGGGATGATCGAGACGAAGATTGACGAAAGCAGTTAGATCTAGTTGTAATGCTTTCGCACTCAGACGGGCTTGAAAACCTTGAATAACTCCTTTTTCCTCCAACTTCTTGATTCGTTCAGCAACGGCTGGAGAGGAAAGCCCAACCAGAGACGCAAGCTCTGTCTGGGTTACTCTTCCATTACGTTGGAGGTGCTGCAATATCCGGCAATCTACGGCATCATACATCTTAATTGGCCTCCTTGCCTAAAACCACCAACCTTTTAATTCGAATATATAAAAATTTTGAGGAAAAGTCAAGGATAACCGTAAAACGACAAATATAACCACGCATGGCGTTTTAAGCAATGGGCTCTTCGGGCAGGCTATAGCTGGTTGAATATGCCTGTAGAAGAGAAAAAGGTGAAAAGGCCATGAATATTCCAGAGAAGATCATTAAAACAAAAGAAAGTCCTCGGGGAACTTCCTTAGTACCTATATTTATTATACTCTATTGCCTAGCATTTACATTGACCTACCTAGGTGTTATAGTCTATGATCGTTTAAGCGTCGAAAACACAGAAACTCTTACGAAGTATACGCAAGAAGAATTGCTTGATCGTCCTATTGCACCAGGCGTAGCGATTTATATGAAAACAACCTACGCAATAAGCCAAGAAACAGTAACAGAAGCATTGGAGCGGCCTTATGATTGGGCAGGTAGGTCCTTCCGAGAACTGTTACAACGCTTTCCCGAGAAAGAAGGCTGGCAGTGGGAGCTAAGACCGGGTCAGATTATTTTTCACAGGACGGTGCCAACATTAAGTCCTGACGATGCGAGTCAGAGGCATCTTGGCATTGTAGAAGGTGTTATTGCAATTATCATTGGTCCACCAGGTATATACGGTGGTGTTGATAGACTGACACAGATTGAAGCACAACATTTGCCGGAAGCATTGCGGCGCATTGCTGAATCAGGCTGGTTGGCTTGGAATGACGAAGAAATCCTTTACCAGATATTAGATGGCATGGATGAATCTAATCGGCCCTTCGAACAGGATTCAATGGATGCACGTCGAATTCTAAATGGAGAAGGCTTTTTAAGAAATTAAAAAGCCTTTTAAACTTCATTCTAACGGCGCAAGTATTGCAAATTGTTGATTAAGAATTTCCTTGGGGAGGTGTCCCGTTCTGATTATCCTGGGAATTGACCCGGGGACGGCTTTATGCGGTTATGGACTCATTGAAGTACAAGGGAACCGGCTTTCGTCCCTTGCTTATGGCGTCATACGAACGACTGCAGAAAAGCCTTTGCCTTCCCGTCTTTTGATGATTGCAGAAGAACTAGAAGCTTTGATTGCAAAGTACAAGCCCCACCGTCTAGCGGTAGAAGAAGTTTTTTTCAGCCGCAATGTAACAACGGCCATGACCGTTGGACAGGCCCGGGGCGTTATTTTATTAGCTGCTGCCAAAGCAGGGATACCTGTCAGTGAGTATAAGCCTACGCAGGTCAAGCAAGCTGTCGTCGGCTATGGCAGAGCAGAAAAAGGACAAGTTCAAGACATGGTCCGTCTCTTGCTCTGCTTATCAGAAAAACCTAAGCCTGACGATGTAGCCGATGCCTTGGCTGTAGCAATCTGTTGTGCCCATAGTGTGCACCAGGAGGAGAGGACCTGTTGATTTCCTTTTTACGAGGCCTATTGGTTGGTGTCGGTGAAGATGCTATCGTACTAGATGTTTCAGGTGTAGGATACCACGTTTTTGTACCTTCTACTGTTTTAGAGCAGTTACCTCGAGTCGGAGAGACGATGAAAATTCATACATATTTTCATCACCGAGAAGAGCAGGTGCAACTTTTTGGTTTTCAATCGGAAGAAGAGCTGGCCTTTTTTCGTTTATTGCTAGAAGTCAGTGGTATTGGACCTAAAGTAGGATTGGCCATTCTTTCTACGTTCCCGGCCAAGCAGCTAGAGCGAGCCATCGTGACGGAAGATATGATGGTATTAACAAGAATTCCCGGTATCGGTAAAAAAACAGCGCAACGGCTGGTCGTAGAACTTCGTGACAAATTACTCAAACAAGGGCTTCGCGTTTTGCCAATTACCTATGCTTATGCAGGTGAGAGTGCAGTTCCTTCTTTTTCTGAGGAGGCAAATCAATCAACCTTTGTAATAACAGCAGCAACGTCATCAGAAGTCTCACCAGTAGTCGAAATAGGGTCTACAGAAGGCAATGAAGCAGGCGCCAGAACAACAGCCTTAGATGGCACAACAAAGGAAGCCCAGAATGAAGGGCAGAACAAAGCGTTGGGAGAAGCGAACCAAGAAGCCAAAAGGCATAGAAAAAATACAAGCACTTTGCGTCAACGGAGAAGACAGCCGCGGGAAGAAGCTTTAGAGGCTTTACAAGCCTTGGGTTACTCCAGCAACGAAGCCAAAGATGCTTTAATTGAACTTGCTGCTACAACAGAATCGGAGGCTTCCGTCGAAGAATGGATCAAAGGAGCGTTACGCTACCTAGCTAGAGGATGAATAGGATACCCGATTAAGGAGGTGAGGTAAAAATGGAAGAGCGATTGCTTTCTTCGACACCGCAACAAGAAGAGGGGGAAGCAGAGCGTAGCTTGCGCCCGCGAGCGTTGCAAGAGTATATTGGCCAAGAGAAGTTAAAAGCCAATTTGTCAATTTTTATAGAAGCTGCTTTGCGACGACGAGAAGCCTTAGATCATGTCTTGCTCTACGGGCCGCCGGGCCTCGGGAAGACAACTCTGGCTCAAATTATTGCCAACGAATTGAAAGTGCAGCTCAAAATCACATCCGGTCCAGCCATTGAAAGACCGGGCGATCTAGCAGCCATTCTTACCAACTTACAGCCTATGGATGTTCTTTTTATCGATGAGATTCATCGGTTGAATCGGTCTGTCGAAGAAGTGCTCTACCCGGCCATGGAAGACTTTGGCCTTGATATCGTTATTGGCAAAGGACCTTCGGCACGCTCTATTCGTATTGACTTGCCTCGCTTCACTTTGGTAGGTGCAACAACGCGAGCAGGCATGCTGACCTCGCCCTTGCGAGATCGCTTTGGCGTCATTCATCGACTGGAGTATTATCAACCGGAAGAGTTAGAGCTGATTATTACCAGAGCGGCTACCATTTTAGCGGTTGCCATAGAACCAGCAGGTGCTAAAGCCATTGCCCTTCGTGCACGAGGCACACCGCGCATTGCCAACCGATTGCTCAAAAGAGTGAGAGACTATGCTCAAGTTCTCTCGAATGGCATTATCACAGAACAAATAGCGCAGGACTCACTGGCACGTCTGGAAGTTGATCCACTAGGACTCGATCATACAGACCGTCGCTATCTAGAAGCGTTGATTCAAAAGTTTGGTGGTGGCCCTGTTGGCGTTGAAACTTTAGCCGCTTCCATCAGTGAATCGGTGGACACTTTGGAAGACGTGATCGAACCCTATCTGATGCAACAAGGGTTTATCAACCGTACACCACGAGGTCGTATGGTTACTATTTCAGCCTGTCAGCATATGAAAATGGCTGTACCACAATCTTTGTTGGCCCTCTTAGAACCAGCAGCCAGTACGGAATCGATGCAACCTACCCTGCCATTGGAGTAGAATTTCTAGAAAAGAATCATCCCTCGATGGAGTGAATTCGATGATAAGAGTGAACACGAGATGAAGCTACTTCTTCACAGTTGCTGTGGTCCTTGCAGTATCTATCCAATCGAACAATTGCGACAAGAAGGTTACGATGTAAATGCCTACTTTTACAACCCTAACATTCACCCTTATAAAGAATTTCGTCGGCGCCTTGAAACCTTAGAGGGTTACACGTCTGCCATTAATGTACCTTTAATCAAAGAAGAGACTTATGAACTAGAATCTTTCCTGCAGAAAGTAGCGCAGGACCCTGCTTCACGCTGTCCTCATTGCTACCGCATGCGGCTTTATAAAGCCGCAGAAAAAGGGCGGCAATTGTCGATGGACGCTTTTACAACCACATTGCTTATCAGCCCCTATCAGAATCATGAAATGTTGAAAGCCCTAGGAGAAGAGATAGGCAAAGAACTATCCATTCCTTTTCTATATAAAGATTTTCGCCATGGCTTCAGAGAAGGGCAACAACAAGCCCGAGAACGAGAGTTATACAGGCAACCCTACTGCGGTTGTATTTACAGTGAAAAAGATCGTTATTACAAGCCGAAGAAGGAGGAATGAAAAAAGGTGTTAGACGGTGCGTCCTTTGGAAAGTGGATTATGATCATCGGTCTAGGCCTTACTCTTGTCGGGGGCTTACTCTGGCTACTCAGTCAATTCATTTCTATCGGTCGTCTTCCCGGTGACTTTTCCTTTCAGAAAGGAAACATGACTTTTTACTTTCCTTTAGCGACAGGACTTCTGATTAGCCTGATTTTAACGATTTTACTCAATCTTATAGGGCGGAGGTAACATTTACCCCTATAAAAGGCCCCCTTGGCTCCGAACAATTTTATTAGTAGAAGGTGAAGTTTTTGGAACAATTATCACGTAACAGCATGGCCATGAATCGGTTCCAAGAGCCCGGATTCCTTCTTGTTCGCGCCCAGGAAGGCGATGATACTTCCAGGAATGCGCTGATCAAAAAGTTTACCCCTTTTATCATGCGCGTTGCCTCCAATGTTAGTGGACGTTATGTACGCCTAGGCAGTGATGATGAGGCAAGTATTGGACTCATCGCTTTTAACGAAGCTATCAACAACTATCGCGAAGAAAAAGGCGTATCTTTCCTCTCTTTTGCTGATACAGTCATTCGTCGACGTCTTATTGACTATTTCCGTAAAGAGTCTAAAGCACAAAAAGTGCTACCTCTATCTTCTTTTGAAGATCGGAACGATGAATCAGGAGAGGATGTATCCAATCGTCTTGAGATTCGCCAGGCCCAGGAAACATTTCGAATTGAAAATGAAGCAACAGACCGACGAGCAGAGATTGTTCAATACGACAAGCTTCTTCGTGACTTTGGTCTTTCCTTCGCCGAGTTGGTAGAAGTATCACCCAAGCACGAAGACGCCCGTCGACGAGCTATCGATGTAGCCCGCCTCATTGCAGAAACAAAAGAATATAGAGACTATCTAAAGGTCAAAGGCTCCTTGCCTCTAAAAGCACTGGAAAAAGAAGTAGACATGAGTCGCAAAACCTTAGAGAGACAGCGGAAGTATATTATTGCTGTCACTGTCATTTTCTTAGAAAACTTAGAATACCTCAAAGAATATATTAACAAGGTCTGAGCCACCTTGCAGGACTCTTGCCGTCGATAAAAAGCTTGTGCAAAACTCCTGCCACCTTGTTAGAAGGAGGAAATCCCTGAGGTGGATCAACGCGGGGTTGTACTAGAAATTACAGAAGAAGAAGCGATTGTTCTTACTGACAACGGTGAGTTCAAGCGCATACCTCTTCCCCAGCCTGTTCCAGCGATTGGTGATGAAATTGTTATATCACCGGATAAACGGAGGCAGCAAAAGCAGGGAAAAAGCAAAAAGAGGCAAGCGTGGTACTGGATGGGCCTTGCCGTAGCAGCCTTGTTTTTGTTTGCATTGAACATGTCTGGCTTGAAAAGCATCTTTTATGAAAAGACAGAGCAACAGGACGTGGCTCTTCTAGAAGAACAGGACCCATCTCTAGAAGAGCCCATACTTTCAAAGCCTGTTCGATATGTATCCGTCGATATCAATCCTTCTATTGAGCTCGGTCTCAATGAACAAGATCAAGTCATAACAATGCGCTCTCTCAACGATGAGGGAGAAAAAATCATTGCCCAAAGAGCTTTAGAAGGATTGCCAGTAGAAAAAGCGATTCAAGAAATTGCGGCAGAAGCACTTCTTCAAGGCTATCTCGCTTCCAATAAAGCCAATACGCTTCTTATTACTGTCTATACAGAGGGAGAAGAAAATGAAAAGGAAGCGCAGAAAGTCTTAGAAGATAAGTTGCGTCAATCGGCGCAGCAAATACTAGCGCAAGATAATTTGCCGACTCATAAGGTTCAGACGATTCAAGTCTCGAAAGAACAACGAGAAAGAGCGGAAGAACTCGGTTTATCAGTTGGCAAATTTGCACAGCTTCTTGATGCAATGGAGCAAGGGGTTCCAGAGGAAAAAGACGAAAAACCTCCAACAGAGAATCGCTCATCTCTAGGAACGGAGCCAATGGAGAGAAAAGGTACACAAGAAATAGACAGGAAAGAGAATCAAGACCAAGAGAATCAAAATAAGCAGAAACAAAAGCAAGAAAAAACTGCTTCCGATCCAATCGAGCGTGACGTTATGGATAATAACAAAATCGATCCAGAGGAGATAAATCAAGAACGGATGGATCAGGAGCATGACGTCATAGATAACGATGCTATGGATCATGACACAATCGAAGTGAGTCCAACGAATACAAGGATAGAAAAAGATAGAAAAGCAGAAGTTCAATCTTCCAGCTAAGGCTGGACTTTTTTTTGACTTGCTTTTTCGAAAAGCAAAACAGGAAAGAAAGACCTTATGTCGAAAATATCCATCTGGCAGGAAAAAAATTAGTAATGTAGCTAGAAAGGGTGAACAGACCTTGGACAAGGCACAGAGAAAAGGATGGCTCTATGGCCTGGGCATCCTACTTAGTCTCTTCTTTCTTGTCATGCCGCTGTCTCAAGCTAGAGCAGAAACAGTAGACGTTCCTACAGTTCGAGTACTCATCGATCAACCTGTAACAGTAGAAATTAAAATTGCTTCAGGTCGATACGGATTAATCGATGAGCAGACGGGAATGCCTATCGATTATCAGCCTACGCAAGGGGACTGGCGGATTACCGCCGTTGGACGAGCTCTTCAGATAACTTCGGGAGGGCAAGCACTGCCACGTACATACAGCGGACCGATTTACCTACATGGAATCGCCGGTACAGAGAATATATTGGAGATAAACGGTAAAAAATACCGAGGAAACCTGCGAATCTATCCTCCGCAAGCAGTAGACCAAAGAGGGTTGGTCTTGATTAATGATCTTGATCTCGAATCCTATCTCTATGGCGTCGTCGGTCCCGAAATGGGCTTCGGTGCACCTCAAGAAGCGCTAAAAGCACAGGCTGTTGTATCTCGCAGCTATGCTTTGTATCACTTGACGATCCGACAACGAAGCAACAGTCTTTTTGATCTACGGGCAGACACAAGCAGCCAAGTCTATCGAGGTATTGAAGGCGAAAGAGATCATATTCGACAAGTCGTCGATGATACGAGAGGACAAGTCCTTCATTATGATGGCAGGGTGATTGAAGCAGTTTATCACTCTAACGCAGGTGGTAAAACAGAAAGTGCTCAATTTGTATGGAATGAAAGCAGGCCCTATCTAGAAGGCGTGACTTCGCCAGATGATGCTTATGCAGAAGAACTTAGTACAGCCACCGCTGCGGCCTATCGTTGGCGCAAAACCATTACAGCACAGGAAATTACAGAGCGAGCGCAATCGATTACAGGTCGCGATATTGGAACAGTAAAAGCAATCAGAATTGCCGAGAAAAGCCCCACAGGTCGGGTCATTCGCCTTGAAGTCGTTGGCTCTAAAGAGACGATAACAGTGGATAAGCTTCTCGTTCGAGCTCTGGTAAACACACCGTCTACACTTTTTACAGTCGCTAGCGCCGTAACAAGTACAGAAAACACAATTGTAGGCAAACCCACTGGCAACAGCACGATTACAGTACTAGCAGCCGACGAAAGCCCACGGGCTTACACAATCAAAGAAGCCTCTGTCTTCGCCATGGGTGCTGACCTTATACCTCGACAAGTCGATGCAGCCAAGGAGCTTTTTATACTCAGCCAAGGTGGCTTGAACCAATCTAGTACCATAGAGATTCGTCCCGGTGATACCTTTACATTGCAAGGCCATGGTTATGGTCATGGTGTAGGCATGAGCCAATGGGGCGCTATGGGAATGTCTATCAAAGGAAAAACATATAAAGAAATCGTTGAACATTATTATGGCGGCAGTCAGAGAAATGGCCGACTTCAAATCGTAGGAGACTGGGGAACCTGATGAACGTTGATCAATTCGACTATGAACTACCTCGCGAAGCGATAGCACAAGCACCCATTGAACCACGTGACGCCTCCAAACTGATGGTTCTTAATCGGCAAAATGGTCTCATAGAGCATCGGATATTTCGCGAAATTAAAGAGCTACTCCGCCCCGGTGACTTGCTCGTCTTAAATCGTAGCCGTGTCATACCAGCTCGCCTTTTTGGAGTAAAAAAAGGCACCGATACAGCTGTAGAAATGGTCTTGCTGACGCCAAAAGGAGAAGACCGCTGGGAAGTACTTGTCCGTCCAGGACGAAGACTAAAAGCAGGCACTACTGTAGAGTTTGGTGAAGATCTGCAAGCAGACATCATAGACAGCACGGCCTTTGGTGGAAGACTTGTCAAGTTTCGCTATTGTGGTGATTTTGACCAACTTTTAGAAGAAAAAGGGCAAATGCCACTGCCACCGTACATTGAACGACCCTTGCAAAAAGAAGAAACAGAGCGATACCAAACGATTTATAGCAAAGAAAAAGGCTCTGCAGCGGCACCTACAGCAGGTCTTCACTTTACGCCAGAGTTGCTGCAAGATCTTAAAGAGGCAGGCGTGGAGATTGCTACCGTACTGCTCCATGTAGGGCTAGGCACTTTCCGGCCTGTGCAAGCTGAAAAAGTAGAAGACCATCAGATGCACGCAGAATTTTATCAAATCGATGAGGAAGCCGCCCAAGCTATTACGAAAGCCAGGCAAGAAGGTAGACGGATTGTTGCTGTTGGAACTACAGTCGTAAGAACCCTTGAATCAGTGGCTGCATTAGAAAAAGGTGCTGTCAAAGCCACCTCAGGTTGGACCGATATCTTTATCTATCCTGGTTACAACTTTCAAGTAATCGACGGTCTGATCACTAACTTTCACTTACCTCGTTCTACCTTACTCATGCTCGTTTCTGCTTTTGCGAACCGCGATACCATCATGGCGGCCTATGAAGAAGCAGTGCAAAAAGACTACCGTTTCTTTAGCTTTGGTGACGCAATGATGATCATTTAAGGAGGATTCCCTTGGCTGCTGTCCGCTACGAACTAATTAAAGAATGTTCTCAAACCAAAGCTCGCGTGGGTCGACTACATACGCCCCACGGCACTTTTGAGACACCGATTTTCATGCCTGTGGGAACGCAGGGGACTGTCAAAACAATGACGCCAGAAGAAGTAAGAGACTTAGGTGCTGGTATTATCTTATCGAATACCTATCATCTCTATCTTCGTCCCGGTTCAGATCTTGTTCGAGAAGCCGGGGGATTGCATCGCTTTATGAACTGGCCGCACGGTATTCTAACAGACTCCGGAGGCTACCAAGTCTTCAGCTTAGGACCGCTGCGAAAAATCACAGAAGAAGGCGTAGAATTTAAAAGTCATATCGATGGATCCAAACATTTTTTCACACCGGAAAAATCAATTCAAATACAGATGGATCTAGGTGCCGACATTATTATGGCCTTTGACGAATGTCCTCCTCATCCTAGTGAATACGACTACGTCAAAAAATCACTGGAAATGACGACGCGCTGGGCCAAGCGATGTCAAGCAGCTCACACTCGAGAAGATCAAGCGCTCTTTGGAATCACCCAGGGTGGTATGTACGCTGACTTGCGTCGAGAAAGCGCAGCACGACTTGTGGAACTAGACTTTCCAGGATACGCCATTGGTGGTCTTAGTGTAGGTGAACCAAAACCACTGATGTACGAAATGCTTGAAGCCACAGTGCCTGAACTACCCAAAGAGAAAGCACGATATCTCATGGGTGTAGGAAGTCCTGATGCACTTTTAGAAGGCGTAGCTCGTGGCGTTGACATGTTTGACTGCGTCCTCCCAACGCGAGTGGCACGCAACGGTCTTGCTTTTACCACCCATGGCAAAGTCGTCATCCGCAACGCCCGGTATGCACGAGACTTTGAGCGGCTCGACCCTGAATGTGGTTGTTATACCTGTCAGAACTATAGTCGAGCCTATTTGCGACATCTTTACAAAGCAGAAGAAATCCTGGTCTATCGGCTCCTTACCATTCACAATTTACACATTCTCTTAAAAATGATGAAAGAAGCCAGAAAAGCCATTGAAGAAGATCGATTCCTGCAATTCAAAAGAGAATTTCTTGACAAATACGGGCAGGAAATGGATCATTCCTAGGCGAATAGATAAGGATGCATAAAAGTCTCAATGAAAAGTTTTCAATGAAGAAAGGGAGGTTTTTTTCTCATGGAGCAAGGTTGGTTTCTAGTATATATGGTGGCACTTTTTGCCCTTTTTTACTTTGTCGCCATAAGACCACAGATGAAAGCTCAAAAAGCCCATAAAGAACTGGTGTCAAGCCTCAAAGTAAGCAATAAAGTCGTGACTGCAGGCGGTCTGCATGGAACACTTACTTTTGTGGGTGAAGAAACTGTGATGATGGAAATCTCAGAAGGCGTCAATATAGAAGTTACCAAAACGGCCATCATTAAAAAAGCAGACTAATAACAACCTACGTTTCCAGAAAACCATTAGAACCCTAAGATAACAAAAAAATACAAAAAAGTTACCTATTGAGGCAGGAAATTGGAAATTTTAGTCGAAACATTTATGGTAACAACTTGGAACTTTTTGTATTTTGATGTTTTTTGTCATTTTACTAGACAAAGACAAAAAGCTTGTCTTAGGGGGAATGTGGAAAATGGATAGTCAATTGTTATTGCGTCGAATTCAGAGGAAACGGAAAGAACTAGAGCGTCTAGCCGGTAGAAAAGGAACTGATAAATTAACGACAGGCCTTATTTACCGTAAATCCTGTGAACTTGACGTACTAATCGTGCAATATATGAAGGAAAATCGACAATTAGAATTAGATTTTCCCGATTATTATCCTGTGCCGCTGGGAAGATAGATCTCAGCGGCTTTTTTTTATATTTTTTTGCTGCCAACAATCTTACAAGAGATGAAAGGACAGATTATAATCCAATGACCAAGTCAATCACTTTCGAACAAGTGCGAGACCATGCTGAAGTAAGAGCCTATATCGAAGCAGCTGATTTACATTTAAGTGCAATGGGATTTACCGAACACGGATTGCGCCACGCTGCCTTAGTAAGCAAAAATGCCGGTGCCATTTTACAACACTTCGGCTATGATCAAAAAGAGATTGAGCTCGCTCGCATTGCTGGCTTTATGCACGACATCGGCAACAGCGTAAGTCGTGAGAGTCATGGTCAAATTGGAGCTGTGCTTTCTCGTTTAATTCTAAAAGAACTTGGCGCTGATTACGCCGACATTGCTACAATCATGGCTGCCATCGGCAACCATGATGAATCAGT containing:
- a CDS encoding anti-sigma factor domain-containing protein → MDQRGVVLEITEEEAIVLTDNGEFKRIPLPQPVPAIGDEIVISPDKRRQQKQGKSKKRQAWYWMGLAVAALFLFALNMSGLKSIFYEKTEQQDVALLEEQDPSLEEPILSKPVRYVSVDINPSIELGLNEQDQVITMRSLNDEGEKIIAQRALEGLPVEKAIQEIAAEALLQGYLASNKANTLLITVYTEGEENEKEAQKVLEDKLRQSAQQILAQDNLPTHKVQTIQVSKEQRERAEELGLSVGKFAQLLDAMEQGVPEEKDEKPPTENRSSLGTEPMERKGTQEIDRKENQDQENQNKQKQKQEKTASDPIERDVMDNNKIDPEEINQERMDQEHDVIDNDAMDHDTIEVSPTNTRIEKDRKAEVQSSS
- the yajC gene encoding preprotein translocase subunit YajC, with the protein product MEQGWFLVYMVALFALFYFVAIRPQMKAQKAHKELVSSLKVSNKVVTAGGLHGTLTFVGEETVMMEISEGVNIEVTKTAIIKKAD
- a CDS encoding HD domain-containing protein, with amino-acid sequence MTKSITFEQVRDHAEVRAYIEAADLHLSAMGFTEHGLRHAALVSKNAGAILQHFGYDQKEIELARIAGFMHDIGNSVSRESHGQIGAVLSRLILKELGADYADIATIMAAIGNHDESVGHIVNAPCAALVLADKGDVHFKRVREKDKATFDIHDRVNYAVRESTLEMGNNTLSLVLKIDSEISPLMDYFEIFLPRMVLSRRAANYLGAEFHLIINGTQLL
- the queA gene encoding tRNA preQ1(34) S-adenosylmethionine ribosyltransferase-isomerase QueA, whose translation is MNVDQFDYELPREAIAQAPIEPRDASKLMVLNRQNGLIEHRIFREIKELLRPGDLLVLNRSRVIPARLFGVKKGTDTAVEMVLLTPKGEDRWEVLVRPGRRLKAGTTVEFGEDLQADIIDSTAFGGRLVKFRYCGDFDQLLEEKGQMPLPPYIERPLQKEETERYQTIYSKEKGSAAAPTAGLHFTPELLQDLKEAGVEIATVLLHVGLGTFRPVQAEKVEDHQMHAEFYQIDEEAAQAITKARQEGRRIVAVGTTVVRTLESVAALEKGAVKATSGWTDIFIYPGYNFQVIDGLITNFHLPRSTLLMLVSAFANRDTIMAAYEEAVQKDYRFFSFGDAMMII
- a CDS encoding SpoIID/LytB domain-containing protein: MDKAQRKGWLYGLGILLSLFFLVMPLSQARAETVDVPTVRVLIDQPVTVEIKIASGRYGLIDEQTGMPIDYQPTQGDWRITAVGRALQITSGGQALPRTYSGPIYLHGIAGTENILEINGKKYRGNLRIYPPQAVDQRGLVLINDLDLESYLYGVVGPEMGFGAPQEALKAQAVVSRSYALYHLTIRQRSNSLFDLRADTSSQVYRGIEGERDHIRQVVDDTRGQVLHYDGRVIEAVYHSNAGGKTESAQFVWNESRPYLEGVTSPDDAYAEELSTATAAAYRWRKTITAQEITERAQSITGRDIGTVKAIRIAEKSPTGRVIRLEVVGSKETITVDKLLVRALVNTPSTLFTVASAVTSTENTIVGKPTGNSTITVLAADESPRAYTIKEASVFAMGADLIPRQVDAAKELFILSQGGLNQSSTIEIRPGDTFTLQGHGYGHGVGMSQWGAMGMSIKGKTYKEIVEHYYGGSQRNGRLQIVGDWGT
- a CDS encoding aspartyl-phosphate phosphatase Spo0E family protein, producing MDSQLLLRRIQRKRKELERLAGRKGTDKLTTGLIYRKSCELDVLIVQYMKENRQLELDFPDYYPVPLGR
- the tgt gene encoding tRNA guanosine(34) transglycosylase Tgt; this encodes MAAVRYELIKECSQTKARVGRLHTPHGTFETPIFMPVGTQGTVKTMTPEEVRDLGAGIILSNTYHLYLRPGSDLVREAGGLHRFMNWPHGILTDSGGYQVFSLGPLRKITEEGVEFKSHIDGSKHFFTPEKSIQIQMDLGADIIMAFDECPPHPSEYDYVKKSLEMTTRWAKRCQAAHTREDQALFGITQGGMYADLRRESAARLVELDFPGYAIGGLSVGEPKPLMYEMLEATVPELPKEKARYLMGVGSPDALLEGVARGVDMFDCVLPTRVARNGLAFTTHGKVVIRNARYARDFERLDPECGCYTCQNYSRAYLRHLYKAEEILVYRLLTIHNLHILLKMMKEARKAIEEDRFLQFKREFLDKYGQEMDHS